One window from the genome of Bartonella sp. WD16.2 encodes:
- a CDS encoding NADP-dependent isocitrate dehydrogenase — protein MEKIKVENPVVEIDGDEMTHIIWKHIKDKLIHPYLDINLKYYDLSIKNRDKTNDQVTIDSANAIKQYGVGVKCATITPDESRVKEFNLKKMWKSPNGTIRNILGGVIFREPIICKNVPRLVPSWTKPIIIGRHAFGDQYKATDFKFPGKGKLSIKFVGDDGQIIEHDVFDAPSAGVAMAMYNIDESIRDFARASFNYGLQRNVPVYLSTKNTILKAYDGRFKDIFQEIFDTEFKTEFESRKLHYEHRLIDDMVASALKWSGGYVWACKNYDGDVQSDIVAQGFGSLGLMTSVLMTPDGKIVEAEAAHGTVTRHYRQHQKGEETSTNSIASIFAWTRGLIHRAKLDNNEKLKNFAVTLEKVCVHTVEEGFMTKDLALLIGPEQKWLSTTGFLDKIDANLKKEMAN, from the coding sequence ATGGAAAAGATCAAAGTAGAAAATCCTGTCGTTGAAATCGACGGCGATGAAATGACCCACATTATTTGGAAGCATATAAAAGATAAACTGATCCACCCTTATCTCGATATTAATCTCAAATATTATGATCTTTCCATCAAAAACCGAGATAAAACCAATGATCAAGTTACTATTGATTCTGCCAATGCTATTAAGCAATATGGAGTTGGTGTAAAATGTGCAACTATTACTCCTGATGAGTCACGTGTTAAAGAATTTAACTTAAAAAAAATGTGGAAGTCGCCAAATGGTACGATCCGTAACATTTTAGGAGGGGTCATTTTTCGTGAGCCTATTATCTGTAAAAATGTCCCACGCCTTGTTCCTAGCTGGACAAAACCTATTATTATCGGACGCCATGCTTTTGGTGATCAATATAAAGCAACTGATTTTAAATTCCCTGGTAAAGGGAAACTAAGCATCAAATTTGTCGGTGATGATGGCCAGATTATAGAACATGATGTTTTTGATGCCCCAAGCGCGGGGGTTGCTATGGCCATGTATAATATTGATGAATCAATCCGCGACTTTGCTCGCGCATCTTTTAATTACGGCCTACAACGAAATGTTCCTGTCTATCTTTCGACAAAAAATACTATTTTAAAAGCCTATGATGGCCGTTTCAAAGATATCTTTCAAGAAATATTTGATACAGAATTTAAAACTGAATTCGAAAGCCGTAAACTACATTATGAACATCGCTTAATTGATGATATGGTTGCTTCAGCACTCAAATGGTCAGGTGGATATGTCTGGGCATGTAAAAATTATGATGGTGATGTTCAATCAGACATTGTTGCTCAAGGTTTTGGTTCCCTTGGTCTTATGACTTCTGTTCTCATGACACCAGACGGTAAAATTGTTGAAGCAGAAGCCGCGCATGGTACAGTAACACGTCATTACCGTCAGCATCAGAAAGGTGAAGAAACATCAACAAATTCTATCGCTTCTATTTTTGCATGGACACGTGGTCTGATTCATCGCGCTAAACTTGATAACAATGAGAAGTTGAAAAACTTTGCCGTTACATTAGAAAAAGTTTGTGTCCACACTGTTGAGGAAGGTTTTATGACAAAAGATCTTGCGCTTTTGATCGGACCAGAACAAAAATGGCTTTCTACAACAGGATTTCTCGATAAAATTGATGCAAATTTAAAAAAAGAAATGGCCAATTAA
- a CDS encoding peptidylprolyl isomerase: MAEIKDPENTLILETTKGNIVIELFADLAPGHVVRIKELVREGAYDNVVFHRVIDGFMAQTGDVKFGKKDGQKFDLSRVGMGGSDKPDLKAEFSNISHKRGTVSMARSQNPNSANSQFFICFEDAPWLDRQYSIWGQVVEGMENVDKIKRGEPVVEPDMIIKAKIAVDTK, from the coding sequence ATGGCTGAGATTAAAGACCCAGAAAATACTTTAATTCTTGAAACAACAAAAGGCAATATAGTGATTGAATTGTTTGCTGATTTAGCTCCTGGCCATGTGGTGCGTATTAAAGAGTTAGTGCGTGAAGGTGCTTATGATAATGTTGTTTTTCATCGTGTTATTGATGGTTTTATGGCTCAAACTGGTGATGTGAAGTTTGGGAAAAAAGACGGTCAGAAATTCGATTTATCGCGTGTGGGTATGGGAGGATCGGATAAGCCTGATTTGAAAGCAGAGTTTTCGAATATTTCTCATAAACGTGGTACAGTTTCTATGGCACGCAGCCAAAATCCAAATTCTGCTAATTCGCAGTTTTTTATCTGCTTTGAAGACGCTCCTTGGCTTGATCGTCAATATTCTATATGGGGACAGGTTGTGGAAGGTATGGAAAATGTTGATAAGATCAAGCGTGGTGAACCTGTTGTAGAGCCTGATATGATTATCAAAGCCAAAATTGCTGTGGATACAAAGTAG
- a CDS encoding peptidylprolyl isomerase, with product MYIRIFAILTCIVYLFSFNALANEHNTLVLSLKNGDVVIRLRPDLAPKHVDRIKKLTEEGAYNNVVFHRVIPGFMAQTGDVKFGKKDSTDFDLKRVGMGGSNYPDLVAEFSKQPFRRGTVGMARSQDPHSANSQFFICFDDATFLNEQYTVVGEVVKGMDVVDEIKKGAVSNNGSVTNPDVINAAHLQRDQ from the coding sequence GTGTATATTAGAATTTTTGCCATTTTAACATGTATTGTTTATCTTTTTTCATTTAATGCTTTAGCAAATGAGCATAATACCCTTGTTTTATCCCTTAAAAATGGTGATGTTGTTATTCGTTTACGTCCTGATCTTGCGCCAAAACATGTCGACAGAATCAAAAAATTAACAGAAGAGGGTGCTTATAATAATGTTGTATTTCATCGTGTTATCCCTGGTTTTATGGCGCAGACAGGCGATGTAAAATTTGGAAAAAAAGATAGTACTGATTTTGATCTTAAGCGCGTTGGTATGGGTGGTTCAAATTATCCTGATTTAGTAGCAGAATTTTCAAAACAGCCATTTAGGCGTGGTACTGTTGGTATGGCACGTTCACAAGATCCTCATTCAGCAAATTCTCAATTCTTCATTTGTTTTGATGATGCTACTTTTTTAAATGAACAGTATACTGTTGTTGGGGAAGTTGTAAAAGGAATGGATGTTGTCGATGAAATTAAGAAGGGCGCTGTCAGTAATAATGGATCTGTAACAAATCCTGATGTTATCAATGCTGCTCATTTGCAACGTGATCAATAA
- the gyrA gene encoding DNA gyrase subunit A, whose translation MTDLTPLTERDVLTGIEPVSIIEEMQRSYLDYAMSVIVSRALPDVRDGLKPVHRRILHAMNEMGLSFNKSYRKSAGVVGEVMGKFHPHGDASIYDALVRMAQDFSLRNPLINGQGNFGSIDGDPPAAMRYTECRLEKISEELLADIDKDTVDFQDNYDGREREPMVLPARFPNLLVNGSGGIAVGMATNIPPHNLGEVVDGCIALIDDPSITLDEMIKIIPGPDFPTGGIILGCSGIRSAYETGRGSIIMRAKVDIEEIRNNRQAIIVSEIPYQINKATMIEKIAELVRDKRIDGVSDLRDESDRDGYRVVIELKREAVADVVLNQLYRYTPLQASFGCNMVALNGGKPEQMTLLDILRAFVSFREEVVSRRTKYLLRRARERAHVLVGLAIAVANIDEIIALIRKASDPQIARAQLMERRWLAINIAPLIKLIDDPRHIIHEDNTYHLSEEQARAILELRLQRLTALGRDEIADELNKIGVDITDYLDILASRSRIMGIVKDELNALREVFATPRRTVFGFGSADMDNEDLIAPEEMVVTVSHSGYIKRVPLNTYRAQRRGGKGRSGMATKDEDFVTRLFVANTHTPVLFFSSRGIVYKEKVWRLPIGTPQSRGRALINMLPLQQGERITTIMPLPDDEEDWSKLDVMFATMRGTVRRNKLSDFVQVNRNGKIAMKFGEEGDEILSVETCTEYDDVVLTTANGQCIRFPVSDVRVFVGRHSMGVRGINMGDSDKVISMTVLKHVEATSTERSAYIKRVISERRAAGADDEDIVIGDEESETTVTELTDERYMELSAHEQMLLTVSEFGYGKRSSSYDFRISGRGGKGIRATDPSKTAEIGKLVAAFPVEAQDQIMLVSDKGQLIRVPVNGIRIAGRSTKGVTIFNTAKGEKVVSVERISEPEVNASEPDMEESEQHCNVVDADDEV comes from the coding sequence GTGACCGATCTTACTCCACTGACAGAACGTGATGTGCTGACCGGTATTGAGCCAGTTAGTATTATTGAAGAAATGCAACGCTCCTATCTCGATTATGCGATGAGCGTGATTGTATCACGTGCATTACCTGATGTGCGTGATGGATTGAAACCTGTTCATCGTCGTATTCTTCATGCAATGAATGAAATGGGTCTTTCTTTCAACAAATCTTATCGTAAGTCAGCGGGTGTTGTTGGTGAAGTAATGGGGAAATTTCATCCTCACGGTGATGCTTCGATTTATGATGCATTAGTGCGCATGGCGCAGGATTTTTCTTTGCGAAATCCGTTGATTAACGGGCAAGGGAATTTTGGTTCTATTGATGGTGATCCACCTGCAGCGATGCGTTATACAGAGTGTCGTTTAGAGAAAATCTCAGAAGAACTTTTAGCTGATATCGATAAGGATACTGTTGATTTTCAAGATAATTATGATGGACGTGAACGTGAGCCTATGGTTTTACCAGCACGTTTTCCTAACCTTTTGGTAAATGGATCGGGTGGTATTGCTGTAGGAATGGCGACTAATATTCCTCCACATAATCTTGGTGAAGTTGTTGATGGATGTATCGCTTTAATTGATGATCCCAGTATAACGCTAGATGAGATGATTAAAATCATTCCTGGTCCTGATTTTCCTACGGGTGGTATTATTCTTGGCTGTTCGGGTATTCGTTCGGCGTATGAAACGGGGCGGGGTTCAATTATTATGCGTGCTAAAGTCGATATCGAAGAAATTCGTAATAATCGGCAGGCAATTATCGTAAGCGAAATACCTTACCAGATTAATAAAGCTACAATGATTGAAAAGATAGCTGAATTAGTTCGTGATAAACGTATTGATGGAGTTTCTGATTTACGTGATGAATCTGATCGTGATGGGTATCGGGTTGTTATTGAGCTTAAGAGAGAAGCTGTTGCGGATGTTGTTTTAAATCAACTATATCGTTATACGCCACTGCAGGCCTCTTTTGGTTGTAATATGGTTGCGTTGAATGGCGGAAAACCTGAGCAGATGACGTTGCTTGATATACTTCGTGCATTTGTTTCTTTCCGTGAAGAAGTGGTAAGTCGGAGAACAAAATATCTTTTACGTAGAGCGCGTGAGCGTGCACATGTTTTAGTTGGGCTTGCTATTGCTGTTGCTAATATTGATGAAATTATAGCATTAATTCGCAAGGCATCTGATCCACAAATAGCGCGCGCACAATTAATGGAGCGGCGTTGGTTGGCTATTAATATAGCACCTTTAATTAAGCTTATTGATGATCCTCGTCATATTATCCATGAGGATAATACATATCATTTATCAGAAGAACAAGCGCGTGCTATTTTGGAGTTGCGTTTGCAGAGGTTAACAGCACTTGGTCGCGATGAGATTGCTGACGAATTAAATAAAATTGGTGTAGATATTACCGATTATCTTGATATTTTGGCATCGCGTTCACGAATTATGGGTATTGTTAAAGATGAACTAAACGCTCTTCGTGAAGTATTTGCAACTCCTCGGCGCACTGTTTTTGGTTTCGGTAGTGCGGATATGGATAATGAAGATCTGATCGCACCAGAAGAAATGGTGGTGACAGTTAGTCATAGTGGTTATATTAAACGTGTGCCTTTAAATACGTACCGTGCCCAACGTCGTGGGGGTAAGGGGCGTTCTGGTATGGCTACAAAAGATGAGGATTTTGTAACCCGTTTATTTGTAGCTAATACACATACACCGGTTCTTTTCTTTTCGTCACGTGGAATTGTCTATAAAGAGAAAGTTTGGCGTTTACCTATTGGTACGCCGCAATCGCGTGGGCGAGCTTTAATTAATATGCTGCCCTTGCAACAAGGTGAGCGTATAACAACAATTATGCCTTTACCAGATGATGAGGAAGATTGGAGCAAACTTGATGTTATGTTTGCAACAATGCGTGGGACTGTACGTCGCAATAAATTATCAGATTTTGTTCAAGTTAATCGTAATGGTAAAATTGCAATGAAATTTGGTGAAGAAGGAGATGAGATTCTTTCCGTAGAGACCTGTACAGAGTATGATGATGTTGTTCTTACAACAGCGAATGGACAATGTATTCGTTTTCCTGTGAGTGATGTTCGTGTGTTTGTTGGGCGTCATTCAATGGGGGTACGTGGTATCAACATGGGTGATAGTGATAAAGTCATTTCTATGACTGTTTTAAAGCATGTTGAAGCTACGTCGACTGAGCGTTCTGCCTATATTAAACGCGTGATCAGTGAACGGCGTGCAGCTGGTGCAGATGATGAAGATATTGTCATTGGTGATGAAGAGTCAGAAACAACCGTAACAGAATTAACAGATGAACGTTATATGGAGCTTAGTGCCCATGAACAAATGCTCTTAACAGTTAGTGAGTTTGGTTATGGAAAACGGTCTTCCTCTTATGATTTTCGTATTTCAGGACGTGGAGGAAAGGGGATTCGTGCAACCGATCCATCCAAAACAGCTGAAATTGGTAAGTTAGTGGCAGCCTTTCCGGTGGAAGCGCAAGATCAAATTATGCTTGTCTCAGATAAAGGGCAGCTTATTCGTGTTCCTGTTAATGGTATTCGCATAGCTGGTCGTTCGACCAAGGGGGTAACGATCTTTAATACAGCAAAAGGTGAGAAGGTTGTATCAGTTGAGCGTATTTCTGAGCCTGAAGTTAATGCTAGCGAACCAGATATGGAAGAAAGTGAGCAGCATTGCAATGTGGTTGATGCGGACGACGAAGTGTAA
- the ssb gene encoding single-stranded DNA-binding protein, translated as MAGSLNKVILIGNLGADPEIRRLNSGDQVANLRIATSESWRDRNTNERKERTEWHSIVIFNENLVKIAEQYLKKGSKIYIEGQLQTRKWQDQNGNDRYTTEIVLQKYRGELQMLEGRGAMDGGERMHENPLGSDDFGDSSLDRKENFSQNNNYLEGNFSHQLDDDVPF; from the coding sequence ATGGCTGGTAGCCTTAATAAAGTTATTTTGATTGGTAATCTTGGTGCTGATCCTGAAATCCGTCGTTTGAATTCTGGTGATCAAGTGGCAAATCTACGTATTGCCACTTCGGAAAGCTGGCGTGACCGTAATACGAATGAACGTAAAGAACGCACCGAGTGGCATAGCATTGTTATTTTTAATGAAAATCTTGTAAAAATTGCGGAGCAATATCTAAAAAAAGGCAGTAAAATTTATATTGAAGGTCAATTGCAAACACGCAAATGGCAAGATCAAAATGGTAATGATCGTTATACGACAGAAATTGTTTTACAAAAATATCGCGGTGAATTACAAATGCTTGAAGGTCGTGGCGCTATGGATGGTGGGGAGAGAATGCACGAAAATCCATTAGGTAGTGATGACTTTGGGGATAGTAGTTTGGATCGAAAAGAAAATTTTAGCCAAAACAATAATTATTTGGAAGGAAATTTTTCACACCAATTGGATGATGACGTTCCATTTTGA